TATTTTATTTGCAATTTTATCAATATTATGAAAAATTTCTTTTTTATCTTTAGATATGAATTTATTAATTAATACATTTTTATCACTAAATAACATTTTAAAAAGTGTGCTATGTTTATTTTTACTCTTTAACAATGAAGAAAACAAACGATTAAGATCATCACCACTATTTAAATTCAAAATATCCACTTTTCCATCAGTGATTATTATATTATTAACCAACCCTTCTTTAAGGATAATTTTATTTAGCTTATCCAATCTATCTTTTTTATTTAAAATGTATTTATCAAGTGTGTTTTTTAATTCATAATTAAAATTTGAAAAAATAAACATCTTATCTTTGTTGAAAACCTTTAGCTCTTCATCTTTATATTTTATAAATGTAAATAGATCATTCTCATCAAAAGAGACCTTTTTACTATCTTCCAGTAAGAGTATAAATCTTTTATTATTTACTATTGGTAATGTTGAATTCATACTTACTCCTAGGTTCAGGTTAATACCTAAGAGAATTACATATTTTTCATCTATATTATTTCAATAAAAAAACACTCCCTGTCTACACATAAGAGTGTTTTTATAATTCAATCAAAAGTAATTTATTCTTTTTCTGTCGTGTCCAAAGACCGGATATATTCATCCATTTCAGTTTTTAAATTATCTGACTTAGGACCAAAAATTGCTTGAATACCAGAGCCGACAACGACTACACCTGCAGCGCCCAATCTTTTCAATTCATCACGATCAACCTTATCGATCTCTTTTACACCAATGCGTAAGCGTGTGATACATGCATCTAAACTACTGATATTATCTTTACCACCAAAAGCAGTAACTAAAGATTGTCCCATCGCGCTTTTATCCGCTTGTTTTGCGTTTTTATCTTCAACTTCTCGACCTGGTGTTTTCAGGTTTAGTTTCACGATTAAGAAACGGAAAATAGAGTAATAAGTTATGGCATAAAGTATGCCAATAATTGGGAACAGATACAGCTTGCTACTATTACCACTTAATACAATAAAGTCGATCAAGCCATGAGAGAAACTAGTACCATCACGCATACCTAACAAGATACAAATGACAAACGCTAAACCAGCCAAAATAGCATGAATAACATAAAGGATTGGAGCGACGAACATAAATGAGAATTCAATAGGCTCAGTGATCCCTGTCAAGAAAGCAGTTAATGCCGCAGAAATCATGATACCACCAACTTTTACACGATTCTCAGGGCGTGCTGAATGCCAAATCGCAATAGCAGCAGCAGGTAAACCAAACATCTTAAATAAGAAGCCACCTGACAACATACCGGCAGTTGGGTCACCGGCCATATAACGAGGAATATCACCGTGGAATACTTGTCCTGCACTATTTACATATTCACCCACTTGCATTTGGAACGGTACATTCCAGATGTGGTGTAAACCAAATGGTACTAATCCACGCTCTACAACACCATAAATACCAAAAGCAACAGCCGGATTTTGATAGGCTGCCCATTCAGAGAAACGTTGGATAGCTGTGCCGATAGGAGGCCAAATAAAAGCTAAGATAATCCCAACAAAAATAGCAATTAATCCTGAAATAATAGGAACAAAGCGCTTACCTGCAAAGAATCCTAAATACTCAGGTAATTTGATGCGATAAAAGCGGTTAAACATGGAGGCGGCAATAATACCTGCAATAATGCCCCCTAACACACCAGTATCAGTAAGATGCTGAGCCTCAATTTCAGCTGGAGAAAGCCCTAAAACCCAAGGAGCAACTACTATCATGGTTTTAGACATAATGCCGTAAGCCACTACAGAAGCTAGTGCTGATACCCCGTCATTATTGGTAAAGCCTAACGCAACACCAATGGCAAATATAAGTGGCATATTAGAGAAAACTGAACCACCCGCTTCTGCCATAACTTGAGAAACAGAAGAAGGTATCCATGATAGATCTGCGGAACCAACCCCTAATAAAATACCGGCAATAGGCAGTACAGATACCGGTAACATCAAGGACTTTCCGATTTTTTGTAAAACAACAAATAGGTTTTTAAACATCAAGCAGACTCCCGGAATGTGGGTTTTATATGTTGTAAGTTTTTTATTTGTTTAAAGTAGTGTGGGTTCTATTTCATAAACTTATCTAATGATAAGCCTTATTTATTTTACATCATAAAATAAATCGCTTAATGAATACATGATAGCTGTCACGTTTCAATACATGTGATCATAACTATTTGTAGAATTATATATTTTACAAATAGTTAATAGAGCTTGTGAATTTGCGCAAACTATCAAGACTTAAGTAAAAAAGCCTTGATAGTAACGAAATGAAACAAATATTGGGGATAAGAAAGGTATTAGAAGTGATGAGCTAAATCTTCACCATACTGCTCTAATTCAGGTCTTAATCCACGCCAACCAAATTGATTAATAAGATGTTGCCAAGGGAGATCCCATTTCGCCGTTAAATTTAGTGGTTGCAATGTGATTGGATGAATTAAGTTTAGATGGCTTGCATGTAACATCAAGCGATGAGATTGAAAATGATTTACAACACCACGGTTTTGACGTAAATCACCATGAGCCGTATCACCGATAATTGGGTGGCGAATGTGAGACATATGGCGACGTAGTTGATGCTTACGGCCTGTTTCAGGACACAATTCTAATAAACTAAATCGAGACGTAGGATAGCGCCCAAGCGCAACCTCTTTTTCAACGGTTGCTAATGGCTGGCAATGTGTTACACATTCTTGAATTTGTGGTGGTTGAGTTGCAAATTTGTCTGCAATTTTATCTAACTCCTCCACTAAAGGGCTATCAATGACTAACGCCTCTTCAACATATCCTCTGACAACAGCATGGTAAATTTTTTCTGTTTTATGTTGTTCAAAAGATTGAGAAAGAGCCCTAGCAACCTCAGAAGAAAGCGCCATTAATAGAACACCAGATGTAGGTCTATCTAAGCGGTGTACAGGAAAAACATGTTGCCCGATTTGATCTCTCAATGTTTGCATCACAAACACAGTTTCATGTCTATCTAGCCAACTGCGGTGAACAAGCCAACCAGCAGGTTTATTCACCGCAACAAGATATTCATCTTGATAAATAATATCTAACATTGTTGGCCTTATGATTTAAACATTGCGTCGAGTTCACGCAAATGATTGAGTAAATCCGTAAAGTCGCGACTTTCATCATCTTTGAATGCTTCTTCGTAATAAGGTGCTATTGCAAATGAATTAGGTAATGGCATCTCATTTTCAATCATTGATGACAATCGCGGAATCAATACCCACTGTAACCATTCGTGAGCACTCATTGTATCAATACAAAAAGGTTCAATACTTTCAAATGCTTGCTCAGCAGGTGATCCTAATTGCCATAGCTCAATGTTCTTCATCTCTTCTTCGATTAAGAGCAATTTCGCTAAGATGCGTTGTTCTGGAGTCATCATGTGTTCCTTATATAAAACTTACGAATAAGGATAACATTGGGATGGAATAGCAGAAAACAAATAAAAAAATAAAAGGAGCCGAAACTCCTTTTAGACAAGAAAAATAACTGTCTGTACAACACATGCATCCAAGCAAGACCGTTTTATCTATCCCTGTGATTAAGTCTGTATCCACATTAATGGAAATATCCTATTTCCTGTGCCCTTGATTACTTAACATTATTTCGGCCACCAAGCAGTCCTTTAGTTGGTGAACGTAGAATGCCAATAATTGATTAGTTAAACAACCCACAAAAAAAAAGCAATTAAATAAAAATAACCATAAATAAAAACAATAAGTTATTAAGTTATTGCTCCACTTAAATAAATCAAATCTACTCTTATACAAGAGCCCATTATCTAGAAAAAACAGACTCTTTTTTTGTAAGATATATCTCACACAGAGAATAGTTTTAGGACTACATCATTCACTATATACCACGACTAATTCTGATAAAAAAACAGATAAATTTTCTGCTAGAACTTCTCTTTTCTTTTGACCAAAAGTTTCAAGAATGACTTCACCAGAAACATTACATACAGAAATTATGTCATTTTCTGAATCTGTTGTGCCAATAAATAAAGTTGGTGTTAATTTCAACCGCTTTTGTGTTACCAAATGCCCAATAATATTTTCTTGTAGACGGATAAAATCTTCTTCACTCCAAACTTGGATTAAGCTCAAGTGTGTATCTCTAAAGCGAACTTGCATATCTCCCGCATACTGAGTGGTAAAGTAATTATGTAATTCAGGGCGGATAATGATCCCCATCGCTTTTTCAACTTTTTCTAGTTTATCCGTTCCCACAAAAGGCTGAGGTAGCCAATAAACGACTTCATCACCGGTTCTTGATATACAAACAGAAGGAACACCGTAGAGATCTGCACTCGCAGGAGGTAAACCTGATTTTTCTTGCCATAACTCAACATATTTTTGGGTGAAGGCTTTTAATTCAGAGGAAATGTTTTCAATCATGGTTATCAGCTTTATCTGTTAAATAAAAATTAGCCTTTATGTTACCTGATTATGTTGTTAATTCAGAGCATCAAAAATAAAGCATTCGTATACTATTGATGTTTCAATAGTATAATTAGTCTTCTTTTATTTTCAGTTAAAGTTAGGATGTAAATTATGTCTTTATATCAAGGTGATAAATCTCTTGAAACATTATCTTTAGGCAAAAAGACTCAATATCATGATCACTATGATGCCGAATTATTACAAGGCGTTCCTCGTAGCCTAAACCGAGACTCACTTTCTTTAACTGCTGAAAATTTACCATTTCATGGTGGTGATATTTGGACTATGTATGAACTCTCTTGGCTTAATAGCAAAGGGTTACCACAAGTTGCAATTGGTCATGTTGAATTAGATGCAAAGACTGAAAACCTCATTGAATCTAAAAGCTTTAAGCTATATCTCAATAGTTTTAACCAAACTCGCTTTGAAAGCTGGGATACCGTTGAAAAAACCTTACTTAAAGATTTAACCTCTTGTGCTAAAGGTAAAGTGAATCTGACTATTTACCCACTTTCGCATTTTACATCACAACCTATTGTTGATTTTGCTGGAGAGTGTATTGATGAACAAGACATTGAAATAGATAATTATCAGTTTGATGCACAATGGTTAAACGGATCGACAACCGATACATTGGTTGAGGAAACTCTAGTCAGTCATCTGTTAAAATCAAACTGCCTTATTACCAATCAACCAGATTGGGGATCTGTCGCTATCCAATATAAAGGCAAAAAAATTGATCGTGAAAAATTGCTACGCTATTTAGTCTCATTTAGACAACATAATGAATTTCATGAACAATGTGTTGAGCGAATTTTTCACGACATCATGCAATTTTGTGCACCAGAGACATTAACTGTATACGCAAGATATACACGACGTGGTGGATTAGATATCAATCCTTGGCGTAGTAATTGTGAGTTTGTTCCAAAAATCAGTCGATTAGCCAGACAATAACAGGAATAATGCCTGTATGTTAATATGATCTGTGTTATACCAAGATCAGTTGCACTTCAGTTTGTTATTTCAGGAGAAAAAGGAGTCCTACGTGATAACTCATGTCAGCCCATTAGGTTCCATGGATCTGCTTTCACAGCTAGAAGTTGATATGCTAAAGAGAACCGCAAGCAGTGATCTTTACCAACTGTTTCGTAATTGTTCTCTTGCTGTCCTCAACTCTGGTAGCCTTACTGATAGTAGTAAAGAGCTGTTATCTAAATACCAAGATTTTGATATTAACGTACTGCGCCGTGAACGTGGCGTGAAATTAGAGTTAGTCAATCCTCCTGAAGACGCCTTTGTTGATGGAAAAATTATTCGTTCACTGCAAGCTAACTTATTTGCTGTACTTCGTGACATTTTGTTTGTTCATGGACAAATCACAACAGCCAAACGTGATCTGCACCTTAATTTAGAAAATAGCACTCACATCACTAACACTATTTTCTCTATTTTGCGTAATGCTAGGGCTCTTCATATTGATGAAGATCCTAATATGATTGTGTGCTGGGGTGGTCACTCTATCAATGAAACGGAGTACCTTTATGGCCGAAAAGTGGGTAATGAATTAGGGCTACGAGAACTTAATATTTGTACAGGTTGTGGCCCAGGAGCGATGGAAGCACCAATGAAAGGTGCTGCGGTCGGCCATGCTCAACAACGTTATAAAAATAGCCGTTTCATTGGTATGACAGAACCTTCTATCATTGCGGCTGAGCCACCAAATCCATTAGTTAACGAACTCATTATCATGCCAGATATTGAAAAACGCCTGGAATCTTTTGTT
This portion of the Proteus vulgaris genome encodes:
- the queF gene encoding NADPH-dependent 7-cyano-7-deazaguanine reductase QueF (Catalyzes the NADPH-dependent reduction of 7-cyano-7-deazaguanine (preQ0) to 7-aminomethyl-7-deazaguanine (preQ1) in queuosine biosynthesis) produces the protein MSLYQGDKSLETLSLGKKTQYHDHYDAELLQGVPRSLNRDSLSLTAENLPFHGGDIWTMYELSWLNSKGLPQVAIGHVELDAKTENLIESKSFKLYLNSFNQTRFESWDTVEKTLLKDLTSCAKGKVNLTIYPLSHFTSQPIVDFAGECIDEQDIEIDNYQFDAQWLNGSTTDTLVEETLVSHLLKSNCLITNQPDWGSVAIQYKGKKIDREKLLRYLVSFRQHNEFHEQCVERIFHDIMQFCAPETLTVYARYTRRGGLDINPWRSNCEFVPKISRLARQ
- a CDS encoding YqcC family protein, which translates into the protein MTPEQRILAKLLLIEEEMKNIELWQLGSPAEQAFESIEPFCIDTMSAHEWLQWVLIPRLSSMIENEMPLPNSFAIAPYYEEAFKDDESRDFTDLLNHLRELDAMFKS
- the syd gene encoding SecY-interacting protein, which gives rise to MIENISSELKAFTQKYVELWQEKSGLPPASADLYGVPSVCISRTGDEVVYWLPQPFVGTDKLEKVEKAMGIIIRPELHNYFTTQYAGDMQVRFRDTHLSLIQVWSEEDFIRLQENIIGHLVTQKRLKLTPTLFIGTTDSENDIISVCNVSGEVILETFGQKKREVLAENLSVFLSELVVVYSE
- the truC gene encoding tRNA pseudouridine(65) synthase TruC; amino-acid sequence: MLDIIYQDEYLVAVNKPAGWLVHRSWLDRHETVFVMQTLRDQIGQHVFPVHRLDRPTSGVLLMALSSEVARALSQSFEQHKTEKIYHAVVRGYVEEALVIDSPLVEELDKIADKFATQPPQIQECVTHCQPLATVEKEVALGRYPTSRFSLLELCPETGRKHQLRRHMSHIRHPIIGDTAHGDLRQNRGVVNHFQSHRLMLHASHLNLIHPITLQPLNLTAKWDLPWQHLINQFGWRGLRPELEQYGEDLAHHF
- the ptsG gene encoding PTS glucose transporter subunit IIBC — its product is MFKNLFVVLQKIGKSLMLPVSVLPIAGILLGVGSADLSWIPSSVSQVMAEAGGSVFSNMPLIFAIGVALGFTNNDGVSALASVVAYGIMSKTMIVVAPWVLGLSPAEIEAQHLTDTGVLGGIIAGIIAASMFNRFYRIKLPEYLGFFAGKRFVPIISGLIAIFVGIILAFIWPPIGTAIQRFSEWAAYQNPAVAFGIYGVVERGLVPFGLHHIWNVPFQMQVGEYVNSAGQVFHGDIPRYMAGDPTAGMLSGGFLFKMFGLPAAAIAIWHSARPENRVKVGGIMISAALTAFLTGITEPIEFSFMFVAPILYVIHAILAGLAFVICILLGMRDGTSFSHGLIDFIVLSGNSSKLYLFPIIGILYAITYYSIFRFLIVKLNLKTPGREVEDKNAKQADKSAMGQSLVTAFGGKDNISSLDACITRLRIGVKEIDKVDRDELKRLGAAGVVVVGSGIQAIFGPKSDNLKTEMDEYIRSLDTTEKE
- the ppnN gene encoding nucleotide 5'-monophosphate nucleosidase PpnN, whose protein sequence is MITHVSPLGSMDLLSQLEVDMLKRTASSDLYQLFRNCSLAVLNSGSLTDSSKELLSKYQDFDINVLRRERGVKLELVNPPEDAFVDGKIIRSLQANLFAVLRDILFVHGQITTAKRDLHLNLENSTHITNTIFSILRNARALHIDEDPNMIVCWGGHSINETEYLYGRKVGNELGLRELNICTGCGPGAMEAPMKGAAVGHAQQRYKNSRFIGMTEPSIIAAEPPNPLVNELIIMPDIEKRLESFVRIGHGIIIFPGGVGTAEELLYLLGILMSPENQDQVLPLILTGPKESADYFNVLDDFIANTLGDEARRHYQIIIDDAPEVARIMKKYMPLVKDNRRSTGDAYSFNWSMKINADLQLPFEPTHENMASLNLSTDQSPEKLAADLRRAFSGIVAGNVKEVGMKAIEAYGPYKIHGDREIMRRMDILLAGFVEQHRMKLPGGTAYQPCYEIIS